Proteins encoded by one window of Geobacter sp. DSM 9736:
- a CDS encoding M23 family metallopeptidase, which produces MRSGTLIFLIAVMLLALPLSAGADLDLPVTTGVVTSRVGWRIDPFGSGRPVYHRGIDIAVPTGTPVRATRGGRVVFAGTHGGHGTTVILEHANGNRTLYGHNSSFNVRLGEHVEAGTVIALSGNSGRSTGPHIHYETMPYGQVATTASIEKRAEREFAAADLRYQQEQRLEETVNSILKKISNSATSNVNGQGG; this is translated from the coding sequence TTGCGGTCAGGGACGCTCATTTTCCTCATCGCCGTGATGCTTTTGGCTCTGCCGCTCTCCGCCGGAGCCGACCTCGATTTGCCGGTTACCACAGGAGTCGTTACCTCCAGGGTAGGATGGCGTATCGATCCCTTCGGCAGCGGTAGACCTGTTTACCACCGCGGCATAGACATCGCAGTGCCGACAGGAACCCCCGTCCGAGCCACTAGGGGCGGGCGGGTGGTTTTCGCCGGCACCCACGGCGGCCACGGAACCACCGTCATTCTCGAACATGCTAACGGCAACCGGACCCTTTACGGGCATAATTCTTCCTTCAACGTCCGGCTGGGAGAGCATGTAGAAGCGGGCACCGTGATAGCCCTGTCGGGTAATTCCGGCAGGTCGACCGGCCCCCACATCCACTACGAGACAATGCCCTATGGCCAAGTTGCGACGACTGCAAGCATTGAAAAACGAGCCGAACGCGAGTTTGCCGCTGCTGATCTTAGATATCAGCAGGAGCAGAGGCTGGAAGAGACAGTGAACTCCATACTGAAGAAAATAAGCAACTCCGCAACCAGCAACGTAAACGGACAGGGAGGGTAA
- the cysK gene encoding cysteine synthase A — protein sequence MSKIYKNMTDLIGKTPMLKLSEITRGLEADIIGKLESFNPGGSVKDRIGFSMIKDAEARGLIHRDTVIIEPTSGNTGIALAYICAAKGYRLILTMPETMSMERRNLLKAYGAELVLTPGTEGMKGAVRRAEELAAETPGSFIPQQFKNPANPHIHRFTTAEEIWKDTDGKVDILVAGVGTGGTITGVGEVLKKRKPSVRVVAVEPLDSPVLSGGEPGAHKIQGIGAGFVPEILNRKVIDEIFQVSNEEAIDTARRLAREEGLLVGISSGAAAFAAMEIAVRRENHGKMIVVILPDTGERYLSTVLFQGL from the coding sequence ATGTCGAAGATCTACAAGAATATGACTGACCTCATCGGGAAGACACCGATGTTGAAGCTTTCCGAGATAACACGGGGGTTGGAAGCGGACATTATCGGAAAGTTGGAGTCGTTCAATCCGGGCGGCAGCGTCAAGGACCGCATCGGATTCTCCATGATCAAGGATGCGGAAGCACGTGGCCTCATCCACCGGGACACGGTAATCATCGAGCCGACAAGCGGGAACACGGGAATTGCCCTCGCATATATATGCGCCGCCAAAGGATACCGCCTTATCCTCACCATGCCAGAGACCATGAGCATGGAGCGGAGAAATCTACTGAAAGCCTACGGTGCTGAACTTGTGCTGACCCCTGGAACAGAAGGGATGAAGGGTGCCGTAAGAAGAGCGGAAGAACTGGCGGCGGAAACGCCCGGGTCTTTTATTCCACAGCAGTTCAAGAACCCCGCAAACCCCCATATCCACCGGTTTACGACAGCCGAAGAGATCTGGAAGGACACAGACGGCAAAGTGGACATCCTCGTGGCAGGTGTGGGAACAGGCGGGACCATAACCGGCGTAGGCGAGGTTCTTAAAAAGAGGAAGCCCTCGGTCAGGGTTGTTGCGGTCGAACCCCTGGATTCCCCGGTTCTCTCCGGTGGTGAACCGGGAGCCCACAAAATCCAGGGCATAGGTGCCGGTTTCGTGCCTGAGATCCTCAACCGTAAGGTGATCGACGAGATCTTTCAGGTATCCAACGAGGAAGCAATCGACACTGCCCGCAGACTAGCGCGGGAGGAAGGGTTGCTGGTCGGCATATCCTCCGGCGCAGCAGCATTCGCAGCCATGGAAATAGCCGTGAGGAGGGAGAACCACGGGAAGATGATCGTGGTTATCCTTCCCGACACGGGAGAGCGGTATTTGAGTACGGTTCTTTTTCAGGGGCTGTAG
- a CDS encoding YHS domain-containing protein: MDIARDPVCGELIDWRKANGILSYRGSFYYFCCYECLEKFRIAPARYAALGT, from the coding sequence ATGGACATCGCCAGAGACCCCGTCTGCGGCGAACTGATCGACTGGCGGAAAGCGAACGGGATCCTTTCATACCGTGGAAGTTTCTACTACTTCTGCTGTTACGAATGCCTGGAGAAGTTCCGGATTGCTCCTGCACGTTACGCCGCTCTAGGAACATGA